CAAGCAAACATCAGAAAATCACAAGTTCGGTCAGTTAGATTTTCTGGATTACTTGAGTCTATGCCTTGTCTTACAGAGTTCAAGCTTGTGCGTGTCCTAAACCTTCAACTATCTGGTCAAGGCTGCCGTGGTGATGATATAGCAGACCTCAGTGGGATTTCAGAAATGTTTCAACTGAGATATTTGAAGATCGCGTGTGATGTCTGCATCAAACTGCCAAACCATGTGCTACAATACCTGGCAACACTGGATATTACAGATGCAAGATTTGCACCTGTTCCATGGGATGTGAATTTTCCACGGTTGCTTCACTTGCACCTGAGTCTTCCTGTTGAGAGAGATCTGCTGGATTGGGTAGACAGAATAGGGACTCCCAGTTTAATGAGCCTTGGCACGCTGAACTACCTGCAGGAGCTTCATCTTACCATTTCTTCACTGTCTACTTTCCATCATGTGGCGAAAAACATGGAAGCTCTGGGTTCTTTACTCGGAGGTCATGGCAACCTGAAAACTATAGCAGTAGCTCATGCCTCATCGGTTAAAAATACCGCAGCTTCAAAAACAAACATTTTATGGGCTTGTATGGAACCTCCCGCCCTTCTCCAGAGATTTGAATTCTCGCCGCACATCAGCTGCATATTCTCACAGGTACCTTCGTGGGTTCGAAAACTTGGCAACCTATGCATTTTGAAGATTGCAGTGAGGGAACTGATGATGAATTCTGTTGATATTCTCAGAGGTTTGCCTGCCCTGACTGCTCTATCGCTGTATGTGGAGACACCGCCTGATGACAATATCATCTTTGATAAGGCTGGGTTCTCAGTTCTTAAGTACTTCAAGTTTACGTTCATGCGGGGTATAGCTTGGGTAAAATTTGAGGAGGATTCAACGCGTAATCTCTGGAAGCTCAAGCTAGTTTTCAAGGCCATCCCCCCAATGGACCATCCCCAGTGGAGAACATATGGACATGGTACAGCATTAATCAGCATCAATTATATGCCAGGCCTTAGAGAGATCTTCACGAAATTTGGGGGTGCAGCTGCTGATCTGGAGTATGTCTCGAGGATTGGCGTAGCTAGTAATCATCCAAGCAATCCTATAATTGACGTGCAATTTGTGGATTCTGGTTCCTATGTTGATGAAAGCACCGAGACTGAAATAACAAGCACACATGAGATTTTGGAGGAAAACTAGTCTGGTTCTGGGAATACTAGTCTAGGTCGGTGATTAAGCCTTCGTATTCAGGTGCTATAAATAAATTGATAATCAATCTGGCAGAGCATAAATTGGTGTCCTAGCTTTCGCTTGCATAGAGGAAATGGTAAGACCCATGCATAGATCAGTTTGTGAAGTACCCTAGTGGGGGAAATATCTTTTCTTGTAAGGCGTATTGTCGTTAACCCGTCAGCCTTGGCATTCTTGTAATTCACAACTGTATCTTGAGAAGAAAGTTTTTTCTCGACGTTATTACAATACACATATTCCGCGTTGTGACTTAATACACTAACTTGTTGCAGTGTTTGTGTTAGTGTCTCACTCTACCGCTAATTGGGAGAATGAGGAGCTGAACAGCATTATCACCTGCTTGTTATCATTTGTGTGAACTGTTACATTCTTGATAACATATGTTTCTTATCTGCTTTTTGCAAATAAATGTAGTTATGAACACGGGAAAGGGAGAAAGCGCGGTAGAGGGTTTTGGATGGATCATGGTTGGACGACCCCAGTTTACTCACAGTATACGGGGAAAAAGGATCTCCGGACCAGACCGCAGATGAATATAGGACCGTGTTGGATGGCAAAACTCGTCCGGACGGATGCGGGTGGTTTGAGGGTCcgtgttgaagatgcccttataaTAGAAGAGAAAGAAGACATAGATCTAGtattttactcattccgtaacttaacataagatgttttttgacacttaCAATatctaaaaaaaatcttatgagttaCAGAGTGAGTATATTATTTTTGTACTAGTAGACAAGAGTAACCTTGGTGCTCAGCTTCGACCTTAGGCGACGACCTGAGTAGAGGACTCGAGAGGGCAGAGGCCATCAAACGACGCGCGAGAGGAGGATGGAGGATGGATGATGGCTTGATTTGTTTGTAAGTGATCTATAGTCTGTACCTCGCTAGGGTTTCCTTCTGATGATTCTTTCTGATGGAGCGTCAAATAAGGGGTAGTATTGTGTATCCATTGCTCCAAAAATTAGGGCACGAGACATGTCGAGGAGCAAACCAAATTAATTGGAGGAAATTTGGGTATATCTAGTGCTTTCTATCAGCGGACATCCTGTAACTTTGTGTTTTCACCTCTGACTGAAACAATCCTTTCTACTCTAGGTATTTGGGGAGGAAACCCCCATCCCAAATTTACATGTATAATCCCCCGTTATATAGAACCAAACAAAGGATTGGGGAGTAAAATGCAACATCCTGTGCCTATACCATCATCAGAAGACGAGCCCCCGTAGCCGTAGGAGTCTGGCACGTCGTTCACCTTAGAATCCACCTTCAGCGCATCAGAAATTGACAGTGCAGTGTCCAAAGGCTCCACACAAGACAGACCAGCTGCCGAAGCAACGGAAGGTACAGCTACTTAAAAACACCAAACCCCAACCTGATGATATTCAATGCACAGCTCATCTCTGTGCCGAGCAAGATTAACCCGGCCAAGGCACCAACCGCCATTGTCGACTTCTTTGGCGAAAGACACCAATGGCCACCAGCGACGACAATCTTGCGTGCAGGCGCTGTTTCTTCTGAAGGCCTTGTTTCT
The sequence above is drawn from the Triticum aestivum cultivar Chinese Spring chromosome 7A, IWGSC CS RefSeq v2.1, whole genome shotgun sequence genome and encodes:
- the LOC123150065 gene encoding disease resistance protein RGA5-like produces the protein MARVLEAVWFAQRAVMAMRQDWATSFGELERETELWVEEEASWALLSEKTMEEIGFNLLIMQLEDAGRMPLRDLDAHIKRIFCDILSQLQLPDPPQDFKETDLIDNIKTYLRNKRYLIIIDDLWETSVWDIINQAFPKGSQGSRIVTTTQIEDVAIACCCYQSEHVFEMKPLDDDHSKKLFFNRLFGSEMPTSERTRQALNLSYNNLPRYLKTCLLYLIMYPEGYTFLKDDLVKQWVAEGLIYTAEGQDIEKVAESYLYQLIGRSFIQPICVNYNNEVLSCQVHGLVHDLIAHKSEEENFIVAIDYSCRKNVSLSHKARRLSLIFGDARYAKTQANIRKSQVRSVRFSGLLESMPCLTEFKLVRVLNLQLSGQGCRGDDIADLSGISEMFQLRYLKIACDVCIKLPNHVLQYLATLDITDARFAPVPWDVNFPRLLHLHLSLPVERDLLDWVDRIGTPSLMSLGTLNYLQELHLTISSLSTFHHVAKNMEALGSLLGGHGNLKTIAVAHASSVKNTAASKTNILWACMEPPALLQRFEFSPHISCIFSQVPSWVRKLGNLCILKIAVRELMMNSVDILRGLPALTALSLYVETPPDDNIIFDKAGFSVLKYFKFTFMRGIAWVKFEEDSTRNLWKLKLVFKAIPPMDHPQWRTYGHGTALISINYMPGLREIFTKFGGAAADLEYVSRIGVASNHPSNPIIDVQFVDSGSYVDESTETEITSTHEILEEN